The Tamandua tetradactyla isolate mTamTet1 chromosome 23, mTamTet1.pri, whole genome shotgun sequence genomic interval CAGAGGCAGGAAGTGGGAGTGTGCTGGGCCCGGTAAGTTTAAGGCTAGGGCAGAGGGGGTGAAGGGAAGGATTAGGAGATGAGGTCACATAAGTAAGGGCCAGGTCAGGCAGGATCTGGCAGCCATTGATACGAGGGAAATGGGGAGCTTTTGGAGGGTTGAAAGAAGAGGAATGACATGACCTGACTTACGATTTAAAAGTCACCTTGGCTGTCTCGTTAAAAGTAGAATGTTGGAATCCATGCCACGCCTTAGTCCCGGCCCCTCGCCTTCCCCCTCAGACACCGTGAGCTTCACCACCCACTCCACCACCTTCTCCATCAGCGTCCGATTGCTGGGCGCCGTCTAGTTGCCCAGCCACCGGGTCCGGCCGACCGACAGTACGGCCAGCATCTAAGTGGACACCGGCAGCTCGGGCTCTTGGGTCTTGGTGTCCCACTCCTCTAGCTCCCAGGGCGGCTGGGGGACCGGGAGCCCGGCAGGAATGGAGGGCATCCAGGGCGAAGGAGACCATGCAGACCCTGAAAGAACACCTGGCCTCCTACCGGGACAGGGTGAGGAGCCTGGAGACTGAGAATCGGAGACTGAAGGGCAAAATTCGGGAACACGTGGCGAAGGGACCCCAGGTCAGGGACTGGGCCACAACCTGAAGACCATCAAGGAACTCAGGGCTCAGATCTTTGAAAATTCCATGGACAAGGCCCGCATCCTTCTGCAAGTTGACAGTGCCCAAGTTGCTGCTGATGACCTCAGAGTCCAGCACGAGACTGAGCTGGCCACGCAGCAGTCTGTGGAGCGTGACATCCATGGGCTCCAACGGGGCATTGATACACCAGCCTCACTTGGCTGCAGCTGGAGATGGAGATGGAGGCTCTTGAGGAGGAGCTGCTCTTCAGAAGAACCAGGAGGAGGAAGTAAAAGGCCTACAAGCCCAGATTGCCGGCTCTGGGCTGACCATGGAGGTGGATGCCCCCAAGTCTCGGGACCTCAGCAAGATCATGGCAAACATCCAGGCACAGTATAGCGAGTTGGCTCAAAGGAGCCAAGAGGAGCTGAACTAGTCCTGGTCTCCACAGATTGGAGAGAGCACCACATTGGTCACCTGTCTGCTGAGTTGGGAGTAGCTGAGATGACACTCGTGGAGCCAAGACGTATTGCCCAGTCCTTGGAAATCGATTCTGGACTCCTTGAGAAATCTGAAGGCCAGCTTGGAGAACAGCCTGCAGGACATGGAAGGCTGCTGTGCCCTGCAGATGGAGCAGGTCACTGCAGTCCTGCTGCGCCTGGAGTCAGGTGGCACAGACCCGGGCAGAGGCGCAGCCCAGCCCAATAGTAGGAGGCCCTGCTAAACGTAAGGTCAAGCTGGAGGCTGAGATCGCCACCTGCCTCACCACCTGGAAGACCGGGAGGACTTCAGCCTCAGTGGCACCCTGGACATCGGCATCTGTATGCAGACCACCCACATAGAGTGGTGGGTGGTATCTGAGACCAACAACACCAAAGTTCTGAGGCATTGAGGCAACAGATGCAGGGTGCCCTCTGGGGAACGGGTGGCCAATGAAAActgcatctttaaaaaaagaacagactgTTGGGCCAAGCAAGAACAGAGGCAGGGAGCCCAGGGGGAGAGGCTACTGTAGTGATTGAAACAGAAATGAAGGTGGCTCAGGCCAGGCGGTGGCCGAGGAGGTGAGGGGTTCTGATTTCAACATCGAGCTGATGGGAATGTCTAATACATCAGATGTGGGTTGTAAGAGGAGAAGATTGCCAGGAGTTTGGCTTGAGCAACCTAGAAGGTGAATTGCCATCAGTTGAGATGGGGAAGCTATGGGAGAAGCAGGGGGCAGGTCTGCAGGGGAGGGGAGGTCTGTGGGTACAGGCACTTCTGGGGGGATGGCAGCGTTGAGACTTGAGCTTGCAATGTCTAGTGGACAACCAAGTGGAGAGGTTTGGAAATGAGGCCTGGGCTAGAGAGAGAAGCTTAGGAGGTTTTGGCGTGTCAGAGTACTTAGATCCTCCAGGCTGGTAGAGGTCACTCTGGGAGTGAGTTAAAAGAGGAGAGTGAGAGACCCAAGACAGCCTCCAAGGGTCACCTCTTCTGGTTGGGAGAAGGGAACCTGCAAGGGGGTTTGAATAAAAAATGGAGGAACTGGGCCCAATTTGATTGTTCTTGTCAAGCTTGAACCCGGCTGGACTGGGAGCCGGGAAGTGGGCCTGTGCCCTGGTGGATGGGCTTGTTGCAGGCCACGCCACGGTGGGGGTAGGGCGCCCAGCACTTGGCCTCGGGGCCCCGAGCCCTGCATGGTGAGCATCCAGATGCAGCTTGGATAAGGTGACTTCACCCTGACTTTAGAACCAACCCCTGAGCAGCTAGCATGCTTCACGGCTGCTCCTTGCTGTGCTGCAGGGATTTCTGACCCTGTACCAGTGGCCGCCTCCACTCCTTTGGCCTCAGGAGCGGGCCAGCTCCCTGCACCTGGCCGCAGGTGTGCCTTTACACTGCCATGTCAGCAGGAGAGCTCAGCAGGAGCTGTGCCGCACACGCTGTGCCCAGATCCAAGCTTTCCTTGCCCAGTCCTGGGAAGGTTCCCTTCGGGGTCTCCTCCTGTGCAGATGGGTCTCAGAGACTTCTAGAACCTAGGAGTGCTTGCTGACGGCCCTCTGCTGTGCACTGGTCATAAGCTCATTCCTAGAAAGTTGGGGTGTGGGGTCGGTGCCTGGGTTCTCCCTCTGTCCTTGTTTGCTGCCTACCTGTGAGCGGCTGTGTGGCCTGGTCTGCAGGTCTCCCCCAGCACTGCTGCTccctgggggcgggggcgggggccacAGGGGCGAGGGGACATGCCTAGGGCAGGATTCACAGGTGTTCCGGagcctcccacctccacccctagCAGGGCCCCTGTTGTGGCACTGGGTTCAGGGCCAGGGAGATACTTTGTCGCGTTGTTTTACTTGGTCATCTTGTGTTTGTGTAAAACTCCCCTGTACTGTGTTCCCAGGTTTAGTCTAGTTTCTAAAAGCCATGTAAGGTTCGTTCTCACAAACCCTCCTTTCTGAGCCCAGTAGGTGCCTTCGGGTTCCTGACTTGAGTGAGCCTCAGAGCCCCCGTCTGtgcggggggggagggggggatgtCCCTGCCGCTGCCTTCCTCTTACCAATTGTGAAGCAGGGACTTAATATCTGTCCTCCTGCCTCTGAGAGCAAAGTTATGAGGAAAAATCCTAACTTCTGGccacacaaaataaaaatccacagAAACCTGTTTGGGGAAAGGTCTTTCTTTTGAAATGGTTGTAATAAGACACATCGGGTTTAGGACGTCGTCTTCTCTTTTCTAGGGACGAATTTAACATTAAAGTTCTGCAAGCCTTCGTGGAGCTCCATGAGTTTGCAGATCTCAACCTGGTGCAGGCCTTGAGGTAAGGGTTTCGCCTTCTGGGTGCAGGACAGACGGGAAGGCCTGCGGTTCCCAACCTCTGTAACGCTGCCTGCCTGCTTAGAGGCTGGGACCCTGCCCTAAGCAGGTGCGCTGTCCTCGCTGGGCCCTCTCTGGGCCCCCGTGCTGCCTGGCCCGCACCCTCGGGGGGCCTTGAACACAGTGTGGAGGCCGCTGGGCAAATGGAGCCCTGGGGGTGAGCCTCCTGCCCTCACAGCCCCTGCCTGGCCGGACTTAGCCAAGGAAAGCAGGGGCTGCTGTCTGCCACCCCAGGCGGATCCAGACTGCCACCCTTCATCAAGCGGCTTGCAGGCTGCCCACCCTCCTGGAGCCGTCCCGCCTCTCCAGGGTGCTGCAGCTGCTGTCTGGTTCCACTAAGGGGAGatcattcccttttcttccccttgTCCTGGCTCAGACCCTGAGACTGGGCCCCAAGCCTCCATCTCCGCCCGTCTTGGACACTTCCTGGATCTTTGCCTGCTTGGAGGGGAGGGGCCTCAGGTGGGTCCCCGGTGGAGCCCCAGGGACCCCTGTGCTGTCAGGCGAGGCAGAGCCAGCGCCATCCTCCCCCTTGGTCCATGTGTCCCATGTCCCCGTGGAGCCTCCAGTTCCGTGGCCTACTTTCTGAGGCCCTCCTCTGGCCGCAGCTGGTCACGGCCGGCTGGTTCTCTGACCCTCTCGCTGTTCACCCCAGCAGTACTCGGGCACCACAACCCCCGTGTCTTATATTCAGTGTTTAAAATCTGTGTCAGAGAAGAGGGGGCGTGTTCCGAGGCCATCGCAGTGCTGTAACTGATTCTTTGGGTCACTGGTCTCCAGCCCAGGGGGGCAGGTGGGCCCTGGCACAGTCCTGCGGCCTTGAGGCCAGCGGGCCAGGGTCAGAGGGGGCACTGGCAGGTCAAAAGGGCTCTCTGAGCTGCTTGCGGGAGTTTGACCTTTGCCCTGGGGGAGGGCACAGCTTTGGGAGGCGCACAGCTGAGGAGACTCCTGTGGCTGCTGTGGAGGGGAGAGGAGCGGACCCAGGTGCTCACCAGAGAGTTGGGTTCTGACGTCCTATAAGGTGGTGTCACCTGGGTTTGCTGATAGTGGCCAGGCAGGACAGGAGGGGGTATCAGGCCATCCCCCAGGGCAATTGTCCCAAAAGATGGGTTTGGGTCATGTTGAGTCCGAGCGCTGTTGGAGCCAGCCCTGGGGAGAGGCAGCCTGAGGTGCTGAGACCCCCGCGGACAGGCTGTGGGGAGCCACCCCATGTAGGGGTGTGCCAGGGAACCCAGCATGCCtgctgggtggggtgggaagcTGGGGAGCAGGCTGGTCTCTCTTGTCCTGTGGGGCAGGGTCAGTGGCTCGAAAAGGTTCGTAGAGCCTTTGGGTCTGAGCTTATCCTTAGTCCTTGTGCTGAAGGCACTGAAGTATCAGATGTTTGCTGAGTCCTGGACCGGCAGGGagcaggacagacagacagagcccCCACGGTGGGGTATGTGGGCAGGGAGGAAAGGCAGGGCTGGGGTGTAGCTGCCCTGGGGGTAAAGCAAACGGGAGAGCTGGTGTTGGGGAGGGTTGTGTTGTCCATCGGTGTGGCCAGGGGAGGGCTCGGGGAGGCCGAGTGGGAGTAGAACCCACGCTGGGGTCGCGGAGCTCTGCGGCGACTCGGGCTCTCCCCGGCAAGGGGCCTCCCAGGGGCTGAGCAGGGCGGGAGCGGCCCCTCGCCTCCGTTTGGGGTCATGTGGGGCAGGGGGTGTGGGGCCGCAGAGCTCGCTGACCAACTCGCGCATCAGGGGGACAGGGCAGGTGTCCTGGTGCGCCCTCCTCCATCCTGGCCCAGTGGACGCTCTGCCGGCCGTTTGATGGCGGTGTCTGTCCCCACAGGCAGTTCCTGTGGAGCTTCCGGCTTCCGGGGGAGGCGCAGAAGATCGACCGCATGATGGAGGCCTTCGCGGCGCGCTACTGCCTGTGCAACCCCGGGGTCTTCCAGTCCACAGGTCAGTGCCGGCTCGCGGCCTTGCCCGCCCCCCCGAAGCCCCCGCTCCTGGGCGACCCCGAGGGCAGACCGGCTGGCGCCCGGAGGGCCCGCTGGCAGGTCCTGCCCCTTCGGAGCTGGGCGAGCCCCGCTGGGTGCCAGGTGGGCCTCACGCTCTTGGGGGCTGCCCCTGCCTCGGGGCACCTGTGTCCCCCCCAGGCTCTGATGCAGACCCCAGGCTGACCCGGCCCCTGTTTCAGACACGTGCTATGTGCTGTCCTTCGCCATCATCATGCTGAACACCAGCCTGCACAACCACAACGTGCGGGACAAGCCCACGGCCGAGCGCTTCGTCACCATGAACCGCGGCATCAACGAGGGCGGGGACCTCCCCGAGGAGCTGCTGCGGGTGAGccgggccccccacccccccccccaccacccacccacccaccgtGCTTCCTCCCTGACCTTCGACTGGCTTTTAATTCTCAGGATATTGCATCTGCCTGGGGAAATTGGCAAGACTAATTTAAACGCATTTTGATAGAGTCTCTTCTCTGGTTCTGCTGAGCTTTATTCTCCTCCTTAACTCGAGCCATGGAGAAGGACAGGCTCTGTCTCCTCCGAATCCCTGAATCTGCTGCTGCTTTTCCCCTCCTTACAGAATTTatatgaaagtattaaaaatgaaCCGTTTAAAATCCCGGAGGATGACGGCAACGACCTGACGCACACGTTTTTCAACCCCGACCGCGAGGGCTGGCTGCTGAAGCTCGGTGAGTGCTGCGCCGCGCCCACGGGGCCCCGTCCGGGTCAGCGTAGCCAGCACCCCcgaccaaaaggcagaagcacCGGGGCGAACACGCAGTTGAGCCAAAGCGTGCCCCCGGCAGCCGCCCTTCCCGGAAGTGATGCCTGCCTCTCGGGGTTGTGGCATTTCAGAACAGGGCAGCCCTGCCCATCTCCACGGCAGAGACAGCGCACCAGGCTGCACGAAACCGTCCCAGAAAACTGCCAAGTTACTGTCCAGATAAAAGTCCGAGTCAGTTTCTGTACGAGAAGCAAGTGTGTTTATCTCCAAGAGCCTCGAGTGCCTTTCTCTCGGTTTGGCGTGCCTGTGTTTTTTGATGCGTGGTTTAAATGTGCCTTCTTgttgttttccttctgcctgtGGCTCCCACCTTTCTGTTCTGTGACGGGCTGTCCCTGCTTGTCCTGCGTTAGGAGGTACGTACCCAGTGGCTTCCTGCCCCTTCCTCAgctgctcatttctctcttggtTCTCTGCTCACCTGTCGGTGTGTGTGAAGCTCGGGTTCATGGCTGCCATCCATCGGTCATGTGACTCTCGACTTGCTGAATTTGAATCTTCCAGTGCAGAGTGCGGCGAAAGGAGCCACCcccctgggggctggggctgagaGGGGCCACTGCGCCCACCAGTGCTGGGTGGGGACAAGCTTTGGCACTGGGACACCTGCAATGTGCCCTGTCCCTCAGCAGTCTTTAGGCAGGGCATGTCAGCAGCcccgggggtgggggtcagggtgTTTAAAGTCTTCCCAACAGTCGGCAAAGAAGTAAAGTGACTGCTTTATATGTCACAGGCAACTTAAGGGACTTTTAGGGGTTATTCTGAGTGTGGGGAGTTTGGGATTTTTGCCTGACCTCAAAGCCTGTGAATTGTGACAATACTTTCAGACCAGCCCTTCTGAGAACAGATGGTTTGTTTAGCATGTAAGGTGGTAGAGCCTACAAGGACTCTGATGATTTGACCCAGGAAGGACAGATGTGGACGTGGTGACAGCTGAAAGGGGTGGCCCCTTCCTTAGCCCCGCAGGTCTGCTGCTCCGAATGGGGGGCTCCACCCTGGCTCTGCCTCCCTGGACGTTCTCTGGCTATGCAGGGGCCATGGGAGTTCTGACTCTGCCTCCAGTTTGCACTGGCATGCTGAAGTCACAAGGTCCTGGAGTgagggcaggaggaggggggCTTCTTAGAGCCCCAGCAGTGGCTTGGAGCCCTGCCCTCTGGTTCCCACCTCACTAGGGAGCACCTGCCTGAGAGCTGCTGTGGCCTTGGTGCTGGCAGAGGCTGGCCTCGAACTCAGAGGTCAGGGGATGAGGGAGAGGCCAAAGCAGAGTTGTCCTGCCTGTCCTATTTTCTGGTTGAGCAGATTTGCAGAGGACACTGCACGTGCCCAGGCTCCGGGTGTCTGCCCGCACCCCTGCGAATGTATCAGTCGGTGGAAGAGGCCAGGTGGTGCTGTGGGCCAGGAGCTGCACCCCTGGGAGGCAGGACCCCCCCCAACCACCCAGGCGACTCCTTGGTTCTCTGTTCTCAAGAGCAAAGCCTGAGGCCAGTGTTCCTGGCCAGCACGGGTGTGAAGGGCTGAGCCGAGCCCAGAGACGGTTCAGGTCAGCTCCAAAGGTGGTGGCCGCACCTAGTAAGGACACTGAGCTCTGGGTGCCCCACAGCCTGGGAGACGGTCCCTCCTCCCTAATGGCGCACCCCCCTCTACTGCCCCCACACAGGACTTTTAAAGTCCTTTAGTGCTTTGCAGAGCAGAGGAGCAGAGGTTCATATCTTCTGTAGGATGCTCAGCCATTGCCTGGTGATTAAGTGAATAATTTACTTTGAGTTTTGAGAATcaattgttttctgtttacttttttttattattaatttttaaattaaaaaaatattacaggagagaaacacattcttaacatgagATCATTCCATtcgacatatataatcagtaattcacaatatcatcacatagttgcatattcatcatcatgatcatttcttagaacatttgcatcaagaGAATCAGTTGTTTTAAAAACACAGACAGAAATATATTGTCCTCTCGTGGAGAAAAAGTGGGTAGCAGGCATGTATTTGTGCGTGTGCCTACTTGCCTGACAGCAGCCCGGGAAACAGGAGGAAAAATCGCGAAGAGGAATGGGTGGTGTGCACTTAGGAGAAGCCAGGCTCCCTCTGCAGGCGTGAGAGGTGTCTGTGTGCATCTCGCCAAGCCAGAGGCGTGCAGGCGAGGGGCGAGGCTGTGGTGGCCGATCCGGCCCATGGACCTGAGTCGTGCAGGGGCTGGACGCCACAGTCCAAGGCCTGCAAGGCCCTCAGCTTGAGGACAAGGACCAGGGATTGGACTTGCCCACTCATGTCCCAGAACATATGGGTGCAGGGGGCATGGTCGAGGTTCACAGAATGGAGGGGCCTTCCTGGCAAACCCCAGCTCTCCTGGGAGCTCAGGAGGCCAGGTCTGGAATCAGTTGGTCACACGGTAGCCATGCGCCTCAGAGATTTTCTGAGAAGGTGCTCGTGGTGCAGGGAGGGCCACCGAGGAAGGAGACCAAGTGGCCAGTGGGGTCTGGGAGGAAGCCTTTTGGGTCGCAGAGAGGAGAGGAAGTCTTCAGTGCCTCTGCCGCTGTCTGGAGGCTGGTGGGCAGGGCAGCGAGAAAGTGGGGCGGCGGGGGGCAGCCTGGTGGTACCTCAGAGCAGCTGGAGGCCGTTGGGGACCTGTTGGGTGTCGGGGGTGGCAGGGATGCCTAGGGCTGACAGGGTGACATGATTCTGCACTTGGACTTCAGACCTTGTGACCCTGAAGCCTGATGCTTGGGGTGGGGGACCATACCTGGAAGGACCCAGCTTTCCCTCCCTCTCGACTCTGGCGTTTGGAACGTTTCCGTGCACCTGTCTCTGGAGGTGCTGGGATGACCCTGCCTGGCCTGGGAGTTCCTGGTCACCCCCCAGAGGGTTGGGCAGGCAGGAGGCCCAGGAGGGCTCATGTGAAGCCCGAGGGAGGTGGGACACAGGGTCCCGCTGGCCAACCCTGCCGGTAGGGACAGGGCTCCTGGGGCTGCAGACGGGCTTGGAGGGCACAGGGCCCACCTGGCGGTCTGGGTGAGGAGGGCAGTGCGCCTTGGGGGCAGGGGCGGACCAGCTGAGTGGGACGGGGTGGGAGGGGGGTACGTATGCCCGGGAAGCCAAGGCGGCAGGACCAGGCCTTCTGGGGGGACCCTAGAGCCAGCACCGTGcagctgcccccacccacccactccgATCCTGAGGACACAAGACAGGGCCCTTTCTGGGCTCACCGGGTGCTGCCGAGGCTGGGGCCCCTTCTGCTCAGTCCTAGGATAATGTCCAGCTTTCCAGGATCCTGCTCAGCCCAGGGGGCGGATGGACTGACAGATGTGTGCTTAGCCCATCCCTTCCTCCCGCTGTGACCTGTCCTTCCCGCGCCCACCCGCTGGCGGTGGGCTGAGGGGAGCCTGGCCCACGGGCACCTTGCTGCCCGCTCGGTTTCGCTTCCAGGAGTACGTCCTTTTCTCTAAGTTACACCCACACAGCTTCATGCGGAGGCAaggactagaaaaataaaaagcagcgAGGTCTAGAAGTTGAGGCAGTTTGCTTGCCTCTGCTGACATTTAAGGGTGAAGTAGATTTCCTTCCTGGTGTGCAAGGAGGAAAAGGTGGCCGTGTATGCAGATCTCATGACAGAACTGACCTGACCTCACACTTCCCTGGCAAAGGGGTTGTGGTGGGGCCGGGCTCCCGCAGGCCTTTCCCCTGCCACCAGCACTGTGCCCTGACAGAGCCAGGGGATGGGGTGTGTACAGCAGCCTTGTCACTGCGTCATTTCCATGCGGGGAGATTAAGCCATCCATTGCAACTAACTCCTCCAGGAAGCAGACTTGGAGACCATTGGGTTGTCTTGGGGACGGTCGGTGGGGTGGGGGCGCATGTGCCGGCCCCCAGGGGGGGTGCCGCTTCTCTCACTCTCTGGCCAGGCGGGCAGAAGGGATCAAGGGGCTGGAGACGGCCGCGCCAGCACAGCCTGCCTGCACCTTCCTACCCGGTGGTCAGAAAGTTGAGCGCTGTCACCAAACGAGGGGCAGGGAGGTCAGGCCAGGCTGGTTCCTGGTGGCGGCAGCGCTGGGGCCTCGGCTCGGCCTGGGGGCCCTGACTTCCGGCCTTCTGCTTGCAGGGGGGCGAGTGAAGACCTGGAAGCGCCGCTGGTTCATCCTGACCGATAACTGCCTCTATTACTTCGAGTACACAACGGTAAGCAGGCGCGGTCACCATGTCTTCCTCCCGCGCGTTCTCAGCCCGCTTGCTGGGGGCCTGAGGAGAAGCCTGGCCTGCACGTGTGCTTTTCTCTCATAGGATAAGGAGCCCAGGGGAATCATCCCGCTGGAAAACCTCAGCATAAGAGAGGTGGAAGACCCCCGGAAGCCTGTAAGACGCTTTCTTTACACGGTTCTCTCCTTGCACGGCCCCGGGCCCAAGGCTGGCAGTGCCCAGGGCAAGGATCTCCCCTCGGGTTGGGCCCCGAGTCATGTCTTCCTTTTCTTGTCCTCTCCACCAGAACTGTTTTGAGCTTTATAATCCGAGCCACAAGGGGCAGGTCATCAAGGCCTGTAAGACCGAGGCCGACGGGCGCGTGGTGGAGGGAAACCACGTGGTGTACCGCATCTCCGCCCCCACCcctgaggagaaggaggagtggaTCAAGTCCATCAAGTGAGTGGTCCTGGCCCCACCTCTGACCTGAAGACTGTTTATCCCCAACCAGTATCACCACTGACCTAACCTGGCGGTCTCTCTCCACCAGAGCAAGTATCAGCAGGGATCCCTTCTATGACATGCTGGCCACGAGGAAAAGGAGGATTGCCAATAAGAAGTAGAGTTTCCCCAGCCTGGAGGTAAACGTTGACACCAGACCCCAGAGCAGCAAGTGAGCACTCCTTCCCGTGGCACCTGGACACCTGCAGGCAGCGTCCCCAGTGGGCTCGCAGGAGCAGGGACGACTGCTCAGCGGTCATTTTGAGACCAGACTGAGTGCCCTGAAGCCTTACTGGGCCGTGGCTGGGACCGTTCCGGCAtgttccctccctcctgcccagcccctgcccccggGGGTGGCACTGCAGCCTGCCTGTCCTGTCCACCTGCCACCCGCGCAGCTGACCTGGGGCCTCGGCCATCTGACGCGCGGGGTCAGTAGCCGTAGTGGTTCGCCGTTCTAGAAGTTGCTGTTTTATATCAAAACAGGATAGGAAAAGCTACCActtttttattcagatttttttttctcagatataTAGGATTATAGCTTTTATATGCctttttatattctgaaattataatgaaaatacttTCTAACAGTAGTATTTTTAGAATGGCAGCTATAAGTTTAACTCCTGGACACAAGTGTATACTGTGCACTGAAAAAAATATGCAGCATCTAGCGGGAAGGGCTAGGGGAGGGGCACATGCAGGTCACTGGGGCTACTGCGGACCCACTGGCCAGCGAGTTGGGCAGCCCCTGCTGTCCTGGGGGTGCTCCTTGGAGGAGGTGGGACTGGGGCACAGGGCACAGGAGCGGGCTCCAGCTGGGAGGCACCTGTAAGCTCTTCTCTGGGGAGACTTTTCTGCCCCACTAGTACGTTCTAGAAAGATCATGAGATATAAACCATGTTTTTTAGACGTTTATACTTTACCTGCTGAATTTAGGAAAAGGAGCTTTTCCCCAGGTGTTGCGCCCTGTGAACCTGCCAGTACCGGCCTGTCTGACCCGCGCAGACAGCAGTTTGGTAGGGTTCACGTGGGCACACGGGGCTGGCTAGCGTCCGATCAGCCTTTGCTATTTAGAGCATTTTGGTAAAATGAATGCTTCATTTTGCTGACCTATCGATTTGACCACGATTTGACCAAATTTCTTAATATAATGTATAGACTGTTTTCAGAGACTTCAGCTCCCATTATGAGGAGGGGAAAAAGCAAGCTGTGGTATGGAAATGTAATTTAGGTATAAATTCCTTTAGACCAAACCAGTGTGGCACTTAGGGATTTTTGTGAACAGGCTAAAACCCACAGACCCCTGGCCGGCCGTTGGCAGCTGCTGTTTGCTCACAGCATGGCCATGCGGGCAGCTGGCTGGCAGGTGCTGGGGCTCGAGGCTGTGCCTGGTGCTCTGGGCCCGGGACAGGATGGCCATGGGCCTTCAGGAAGGGCATTGACAGCCACCTCTTCCCACCTAGGACGCATGTCCGCCTAGTAGGCCTACTTGCCATGTGGGCAGCTCTGTGGAGGGGGCTGTTCCCCCCATGGAAcctcccgcccccgccccacctGCACTGACACATCTTGAACTTGCATCATTTAGATGCCATTGACTGCCTACTCCTGTGCAGGAGGAAAGTCAAAGGAAACCTCAGACTGTTTGCATTTAGTCTAGTTCTAAATAGCAGAAGTAACTGTACGGGAGATTCCCGTACATTGCCTTGAGCTGAGACGGAACCACTCTGGCACTTTGCCTCAGTGTTGCTGACTTCAGTGTAGCTTTAAGTCACACTAGACTGCAAATGGGTCTAAGCCTGTAACTCTCCATCATGCATcaaactgattttttattttggttcattCCCAAAGCTTTTAGGCTTTGTCACTGTACTGATACCTCAAATTCTGAACCTTAGTTTTTGAGAAGGGTACCTGTTGGCACTCCTGAACCACCTGACTGGTGTCCACGCAGCGTTGGCCTCCCATCTTCCACAAGCACAGATAGCTTCACCCCCAGGCCACAGCACCGCCACGTCCAGAACACTGCATTGCCCGCTCCATCAGTATTTCACTCACAAAGAGTTTTCTCTCCCTGACTTTGACCCCAGGTATGACCCTGGAGATACAGGGCTTCTCTTTTGGGTTTGGCCTCAGAGTTGTGTTGGGAGAAGTGAGTATGAAGGAAACACCTAGTAGGTTTCTCTGCTGTGGCCACCTGTG includes:
- the CYTH3 gene encoding cytohesin-3 isoform X1 is translated as MKTAAARAAAVSAGVPEDLSLEEREELLDIRRRKKELIDDIERLKYEIAEVMTEIDSLTSVEESKTTQRNKQIAMGRKKFNMDPKKGIQFLIENDLLQSSPEDVAQFLYKGEGLNKTVIGDYLGERDEFNIKVLQAFVELHEFADLNLVQALRQFLWSFRLPGEAQKIDRMMEAFAARYCLCNPGVFQSTDTCYVLSFAIIMLNTSLHNHNVRDKPTAERFVTMNRGINEGGDLPEELLRNLYESIKNEPFKIPEDDGNDLTHTFFNPDREGWLLKLGGRVKTWKRRWFILTDNCLYYFEYTTDKEPRGIIPLENLSIREVEDPRKPNCFELYNPSHKGQVIKACKTEADGRVVEGNHVVYRISAPTPEEKEEWIKSIKASISRDPFYDMLATRKRRIANKK
- the CYTH3 gene encoding cytohesin-3 isoform X2, with protein sequence MDEDGGGEGGGVPEDLSLEEREELLDIRRRKKELIDDIERLKYEIAEVMTEIDSLTSVEESKTTQRNKQIAMGRKKFNMDPKKGIQFLIENDLLQSSPEDVAQFLYKGEGLNKTVIGDYLGERDEFNIKVLQAFVELHEFADLNLVQALRQFLWSFRLPGEAQKIDRMMEAFAARYCLCNPGVFQSTDTCYVLSFAIIMLNTSLHNHNVRDKPTAERFVTMNRGINEGGDLPEELLRNLYESIKNEPFKIPEDDGNDLTHTFFNPDREGWLLKLGGRVKTWKRRWFILTDNCLYYFEYTTDKEPRGIIPLENLSIREVEDPRKPNCFELYNPSHKGQVIKACKTEADGRVVEGNHVVYRISAPTPEEKEEWIKSIKASISRDPFYDMLATRKRRIANKK